A window of Hymenobacter siberiensis genomic DNA:
CGGAACTTGGCTCGGCACAATCGTTTCATCTAAGGCCGGCAAGGACTGGTATAGCGCTCGACACGACGGGCTGGCGGTTTATAACCCGGCCGGTTGCGGACGCAGTGGATGATAATTCGGGGGAGGTGCGCTTTAAGATTGTGATTGATAGCGAGGGCGTAATTGAATCGGTGCTCCCGGTCAGCAGCACGGTTTCGGCCAGGCAGGAAGCGCTTTGCCGGCAGGTGTTGCTGCGGTGCCGGTTCGAGCATATTGGGACAAAACCGGGCGGGGCAGTTGGGTATTACACCTTTAAATTCATGGTCAGGTGATACAGTTGATGGTCGTTTCGGGTTTGTTCCGAAGGTGTTAGCAGCGTTAAAAGCCATTATCCGACACCCTTAACGCGCCCGTGCAGCGGGGGCGTTCGGCTTTCTGGCTACCTTTGCGGCACGAAAATCCCACCCCACCCTCACTTACCCCAAAATATCCCTCCTTACCTATGGCACGAGTGGAAATGACGATGCCCAAGATGGGCGAAAGCATCATGGAAGGCACCGTCCTGAAGTGGCTCAAACAAGTTGGCGACTCCATTGAGCAGGACGAATCAGTGCTGGAAGTAGCCACCGACAAGGTTGATACCGAAGTACCCGCCATCTACGCCGGTGTGCTGACGGAGATTCTGGTGCAGGAAGGCCAGGTTGTGGCCGTAGGCGCGCCCATCGCCGTGATGGAAACCGATGCCGCCGCTGCTGGTGCCGCTGCCCCAGTCAGTGCCCCGGCCGCTCCGCAGGCTGCTCCTGCTCCTTCAAGCAACGGCAGCGCCGTGCCATATCTGCCCGAGCCGCACGACCCGCAGGCTGCCCAGACTGCCGCCAGCGCCGAACACCAGCCCGGCCGCTTCCTTTCGCCGTTGGTCCTGAGCATTGCCCGCGAAGAAGGCGTGAGCATGACGGACCTGGAGTATCTGCCCGGCACCGGCAAAGAGAACCGCGTGACTAAGAAGGATATTCTCGATTACGTGGCCGCCGGCAAGCCTTCGCTGACCGGAACGGCCGCTGCTAATACTTCGGTGCAGGCTCCGGCCGTAGCTCCGCAGCCGCAAGTAGCCCCGGCAACCCCAGCGCCGGCCCCGGTTGCTTCGGCACCCTCGGCCAGCGTTAAGCCGGTGCCCAGCGTGAGCGGTGGCCAGGAGCTGATTGAAATGGACCGTATGCGCAAGATGATTGCGCAGCGCATGGTGGATTCGGTGCGCATTTCGCCCCACGTCACCAGCTTCGTGGAGGCCGACGTGACCAATGTTGTGAACTGGCGCAACAAGCACAAGGACGCCTACAAGAAGCGCGAGGGCGAAAACCTGACGTTCACGCCTATCTTTATCCAAGCTGTGGCCCGCGCCATCCAGGATTTCCCGCTGATTAACGTGTCGATTGATGGCGACTACATCATCAAGAAGCGCGACATCAACATTGGCGTAGCCGTGGCCCTGCCCAGTGGCAACCTGATTGTACCGGTTATTCACAACGCCGACCAGCTCAACCTTAATGGCCTGAGCAAAAAGCTGAACGACCTGGCCGCTCGTGCCCGCATCAACAAGCTGACGCCCGCCGACCTCGAAGGCGGCACTTACACGCTCAGCAACGTGGGCTCGTTTGGCAACGTGATGGGCACGCCCATCATCATGCAGCCGCAGGTGGCCATTATGGCAGTGGGCGCCATCAAGAAGAAGCCGGCCGTGATTGAGACGCCGCAGGGCGACCTCATCGGTATCCGCCACTTCATGTTCCTGAGCCACAGCTACGACCACCGCGTGGTGGACGGTTCACTCGGCGGCATGTTTGTGCGCAAGGTGGCCGATTACCTGGAGCAGTTCGACCCGAACACGGCGATTTAGCGCATTTCTGAATTATATAGAACGTCATGCTGAGCGCAGCCGAAGCATCTCGCGTGCAATAGTAATTCAATCGACAGGATTTACTACTACATGCGAGATGCTTCGGCTGCGCTCAGCATGACGTTCTGTTTTACCCCTTTATTTTGATGAAAAACCTTGTTTTCCTCGGGGCGCTGGTACTG
This region includes:
- a CDS encoding dihydrolipoamide acetyltransferase family protein, which encodes MARVEMTMPKMGESIMEGTVLKWLKQVGDSIEQDESVLEVATDKVDTEVPAIYAGVLTEILVQEGQVVAVGAPIAVMETDAAAAGAAAPVSAPAAPQAAPAPSSNGSAVPYLPEPHDPQAAQTAASAEHQPGRFLSPLVLSIAREEGVSMTDLEYLPGTGKENRVTKKDILDYVAAGKPSLTGTAAANTSVQAPAVAPQPQVAPATPAPAPVASAPSASVKPVPSVSGGQELIEMDRMRKMIAQRMVDSVRISPHVTSFVEADVTNVVNWRNKHKDAYKKREGENLTFTPIFIQAVARAIQDFPLINVSIDGDYIIKKRDINIGVAVALPSGNLIVPVIHNADQLNLNGLSKKLNDLAARARINKLTPADLEGGTYTLSNVGSFGNVMGTPIIMQPQVAIMAVGAIKKKPAVIETPQGDLIGIRHFMFLSHSYDHRVVDGSLGGMFVRKVADYLEQFDPNTAI